A single region of the Manihot esculenta cultivar AM560-2 chromosome 12, M.esculenta_v8, whole genome shotgun sequence genome encodes:
- the LOC110628933 gene encoding L-type lectin-domain containing receptor kinase IX.1, translating to MATSYHNIKTSPFYSYFLFILLLPFTNPISFEITHFDPNDTSIIYEGGAVPTAGNVEFTNVDFMCQVGRATYVEKVPIWNSKTKQLSDFTTHFSFFIDIQGRNQYGSGLAFFLAPVGSHIPLNSAGGFFGLYNFSNIYSYESQIVHIEFDSYFNREWDPLFLHVGINNNSLQSAAVTRWNARFHTGDPADVWITYNATTKNLSLSWKYQTTSLPEENTSLSLIIDLTTVLPEWVAIGFSASTSNRIERHVLQSWKFNSTLEMHEEKENNSKKIILTTSLSVTGGFLLVAVGAFLVFWMRKKKREKTKEKMKLILMNDEIESVAGPRRYSYEDLVLATNNFSRERRLGRGGFGAVYKGYNIHSGKAFAVKKITKRSNIDVRNEYMAEVKIISQLRHRNLVPITGWCHEKGEFLLVYEFMPNGSLDSHLFKKKIPLTWTARYRIALGLANALLYLHEGPERCVLHRDIKASNIMLDSNVEARLGDFGLALFMEPDLGPETRGLAGTNGYMAPEYIRTRRASKESDVYSFGLVALEIVTGRMAVDPIGEEDEAITLVRWVWDLYETGELNKAVDGILTDFDETQVKCLLIVGLWCAYPDKNKRPSIMQAIQVLEFKAELPNLRAMNTDSETNAARPSISFGEPAMSHSSFGVGR from the coding sequence aTGGCCACCTCTTATCACAACATAAAAACGTCACCCTTTTACTCCTACTTCCTGTTCATCCTCCTCCTGCCCTTTACTAATCCAATATCCTTTGAAATAACGCACTTTGATCCCAACGACACCAGCATAATTTACGAGGGAGGTGCAGTGCCTACCGCTGGAAATGTTGAATTTACGAACGTCGATTTCATGTGCCAAGTTGGTCGAGCCACTTATGTTGAGAAGGTGCCTATCTGGAATTCCAAAACTAAACAGCTCTCTGATTTCACTACCCATTTCTCTTTTTTCATTGACATCCAAGGTCGTAACCAGTATGGATCTGGGCTGGCTTTCTTCCTTGCTCCTGTTGGATCTCACATTCCACTCAATTCAGCAGGAGGTTTCTTTGGGCTGTACAATTTTAGCAACATTTATTCCTATGAGAGTCAGATTGTTCATATTGAATTTGATTCTTACTTCAACCGTGAATGGGATCCTCTGTTCCTCCACGTCGGGATTAACAACAACTCACTTCAATCTGCCGCTGTTACCCGTTGGAATGCTAGGTTCCACACTGGAGATCCTGCTGATGTGTGGATCACTTACAATGCTACAACCAAGAATCTCAGCTTGTCATGGAAATATCAAACTACTTCTCTTCCTGAAGAGAACACCAGCCTTTCACTTATTATCGATCTCACTACTGTTCTTCCTGAGTGGGTCGCCATTGGATTTTCCGCTAGCACAAGTAATCGAATCGAGCGGCATGTACTTCAATCCTGGAAGTTCAATTCAACTTTGGAGATGcatgaagaaaaggaaaataatagtaaaaagaTTATTCTGACAACGAGTTTATCAGTTACAGGAGGTTTTCTGTTGGTTGCAGTGGGAGCTTTCCTCGTTTTCTggatgaggaagaagaagagagaaaaaacaaaagagaaaatgaaattaatattaatgaaCGATGAGATTGAAAGCGTAGCTGGTCCAAGAAGATATTCTTATGAAGATCTTGTTTTAGCTACCAACAACTTTTCAAGGGAGAGGAGGTTGGGTCGGGGAGGATTTGGAGCTGTTTACAAAGGATACAATATCCATTCAGGAAAGGCTTTTGCAGTGAAGAAAATAACAAAGCGTTCAAATATAGACGTGAGAAATGAGTACATGGCAGAGGTGAAGATCATTAGCCAGTTGAGGCATCGAAACCTGGTACCTATCACAGGTTGGTGTCATGAAAAAGGTGAATTCCTTCTTGTCTATGAGTTCATGCCCAATGGTAGTCTTGATTCTCACCTCTTCAAGAAGAAGATTCCTCTCACTTGGACTGCGAGATATAGAATAGCTCTTGGATTAGCTAATGCTTTGCTCTACCTTCATGAAGGGCCAGAAAGGTGTGTTCTCCATCGCGATATCAAGGCAAGCAATATAATGCTGGATTCAAATGTGGAAGCCAGGCTTGGTGATTTTGGACTAGCTCTATTCATGGAGCCTGATTTAGGGCCAGAGACGAGAGGGTTGGCAGGCACTAATGGCTACATGGCTCCAGAATATATACGCACACGCAGGGCTAGTAAGGAGTCGGATGTTTACAGTTTTGGGTTGGTTGCTTTAGAGATTGTTACTGGACGAATGGCGGTAGATCCCATTGGGGAGGAAGATGAAGCCATCACTTTAGTAAGATGGGTTTGGGATCTCTATGAAACTGGGGAACTAAACAAAGCAGTTGATGGGATACTTACAGATTTTGATGAGACACAAGTCAAGTGTTTGTTGATTGTGGGGCTGTGGTGTGCGTATCCTGACAAAAATAAGAGGCCTTCAATAATGCAGGCAATTCAAGTCCTTGAGTTTAAAGCCGAGTTGCCAAATCTTCGAGCGATGAACACTGATTCTGAAACTAATGCAGCGAGGCCATCGATTAGTTTTGGTGAACCTGCTATGTCGCATTCAAGTTTTGGAGTCGGTCGTTAA
- the LOC110628645 gene encoding glutamate receptor 2.8, translating into MLTVKRMQPTFADVKEIQRNGHFVGYQSNSFVKDFLIKQLNFSESKLKNYSTPEDYAEALSLGIHNGGVAAIFYEIPYIKLFLAKFCSKFQMVGPTYKTDGFGFAFPLGSPLVSNISRAILIVTQDKGKMDRIERSNFPDENACDDQIAPNSSGSLSVTSFGGLFIITGLASIFSLLIHIMKFIWFHWPISNTTHHPEGISFWLRILELAKHFDQKDPSVHHDSRVHPTTSPAATSVGASPDHNFDDHTHNLSRIPSQGAEVVARYQDNQNETTATIPPNSP; encoded by the exons ATGTTAACAGTGAAGAGAATGCAGCCTACCTTTGCTGATGTTAAAGAGATTCAAAGGAATGGTCATTTTGTAGGATACCAAAGCAATTCTTTTGTGAAGGATTTCTTAATAAAACAGCTGAACTTCAGTGAGTCCAAGTTGAAAAATTATAGCACCCCAGAAGATTATGCTGAAGCATTGTCTCTTGGAATCCACAATGGTGGTGTTGCTgctattttttatgaaattcctTACATCAAACTCTTTTTGGCCAAATTTTGCTCCAAATTCCAAATGGTGGGGCCAACCTACAAAACAGATGGATTTGGCTTT GCCTTTCCACTTGGGTCCCCATTAGTGTCAAATATTTCAAGAGCAATCTTGATTGTGACTCAAGACAAAGGTAAAATGGACAGAATAGAGCGGAGTAACTTTCCTGACGAGAATGCATGTGATGATCAAATTGCCCCAAACTCTTCAGGTAGTCTTAGTGTGACCAGCTTTGGGGGCTTGTTCATCATCACAGGACTTGCTTCCATTTTTTCTCTATTGATTCATATCATGAAGTTCATTTGGTTTCATTGGCCTATTTCAAACACCACCCACCACCCAGAAGGAATATCTTTTTGGTTAAGAATTCTTGAGTTGGCAAAGCATTTTGACCAGAAAGATCCCTCTGTTCATCATGATTCTAGAGTTCATCCCACAACAAGTCCTGCAGCTACAAGTGTTGGAGCTTCACCTGATCATAATTTTGATGACCATACACATAATCTTTCCAGGATCCCTTCCCAAGGAGCTGAGGTTGTTGCTAGATATCAGGACAATCAGAATGAAACGACAGCTACAATCCCCCCTAACTCACCATAG